In Legionella lytica, one genomic interval encodes:
- a CDS encoding lytic transglycosylase produces the protein MPLKIIIIKRFLLGILIFCGIANAHATSDVWEVLRSEFKLDHEVSRAEVQGQIRWLIAHPGYLQKVFSQSQPYIYHIVTEIKKRNLPGELALIPMIESSFDPFAYSVVGAAGLWQLMPGTGKDFGIKQDWWFDGRRSIGHSTDAALNYLVYLNKFFDGNWTLSIASYDAGEGTISRAIKAAQQENRSTSFWDLSVPRETQIYVPRLLAFAEIVKNAQQYKLSIPEIPYQPYFQEVNIGSQIDLNHAAKLAGISYRELIKLNPGFNHWTTAPYKPFKLLIPAEKVRQFNLNLANFPEDKRVSWTKHQVQQGDNLDSIANRYHTTVNLIKQLNQLTTNQIKLNQSILIPSTRNAPLAPAPATPKHNIALVKTTYYGKPNQYQAPLPSTSTPIMVGSHRMIHIVQAADSYQRLEKMYGVNANDILSWNKLSSNQALRVGQQLIIWKTIKPPKQYIVRNGDTLDGIAKRHKLPLNQIISLNPGLKWNTPLYLGQKILIG, from the coding sequence ATACCATTGAAAATAATAATAATAAAAAGATTTTTATTAGGTATTCTCATTTTTTGTGGTATAGCCAATGCCCATGCTACTTCTGATGTATGGGAAGTGCTTCGTAGCGAATTTAAATTAGATCATGAAGTTTCACGAGCCGAAGTCCAAGGACAAATCCGCTGGTTAATAGCTCATCCAGGTTATTTGCAAAAAGTCTTTAGCCAATCCCAACCTTATATCTACCACATCGTTACAGAAATTAAGAAAAGAAACTTACCTGGTGAGTTAGCGTTAATCCCTATGATTGAAAGCTCCTTTGATCCCTTTGCTTATTCGGTTGTTGGTGCCGCAGGCTTATGGCAACTCATGCCTGGAACAGGCAAAGATTTTGGAATAAAACAAGACTGGTGGTTTGATGGACGACGTAGCATTGGTCATTCAACTGATGCAGCCCTCAATTACCTAGTCTACCTGAATAAATTTTTTGACGGCAATTGGACACTATCCATCGCGTCTTATGACGCAGGGGAAGGAACTATTTCTCGGGCGATCAAAGCAGCCCAACAAGAGAATCGCAGCACAAGCTTCTGGGACTTGTCAGTCCCTAGAGAAACCCAGATTTACGTACCACGACTGCTCGCCTTTGCAGAGATTGTAAAAAATGCGCAGCAATATAAATTATCAATTCCAGAAATTCCCTATCAGCCCTATTTCCAAGAAGTAAACATAGGCAGTCAAATCGATTTAAACCATGCTGCCAAATTAGCCGGAATTAGTTATCGAGAGTTAATCAAGTTAAATCCCGGATTCAATCATTGGACTACAGCACCTTATAAACCCTTTAAACTATTAATCCCTGCAGAAAAGGTACGTCAATTTAACTTAAATCTAGCGAATTTTCCTGAAGATAAACGAGTAAGTTGGACCAAACATCAAGTACAGCAGGGAGATAATCTAGACTCTATTGCGAATAGATACCATACGACCGTAAATTTAATTAAGCAGTTAAACCAATTAACTACAAATCAAATAAAGCTCAATCAGTCCATCTTGATTCCCAGTACTCGAAATGCACCACTTGCCCCAGCTCCGGCCACTCCGAAGCATAATATTGCCCTAGTCAAAACGACCTACTATGGAAAGCCGAACCAATATCAAGCACCACTCCCTTCTACGTCCACTCCCATTATGGTGGGAAGTCACCGCATGATCCATATAGTGCAAGCAGCTGATAGCTACCAACGTCTGGAAAAAATGTATGGGGTTAATGCGAACGACATTCTAAGCTGGAATAAATTATCCAGTAATCAAGCTTTACGTGTCGGACAACAATTAATTATTTGGAAAACAATAAAGCCACCGAAGCAATATATAGTTCGCAACGGCGACACTTTGGATGGAATCGCAAAACGTCATAAACTTCCATTAAATCAAATTATTTCATTGAATCCTGGGCTTAAATGGAATACGCCGTTATATCTTGGGCAAAAAATTCTTATCGGATAA
- the gloB gene encoding hydroxyacylglutathione hydrolase, whose amino-acid sequence MTIIPISAFSDNYIWAIIDKEKGLFDCVDPGEAPPVLQFAKEQHLQLRSILLTHHHHDHIGGVGPLIHHAPNCTVYGPHDSRIPYINHHVSEHQTIHIGHYSFHILSNPGHTSSHISYYEAQQGWLFCGDTLFSAGCGRVFDGTMEQLHRSMELFKSLPPETEVYCAHEYTMQNLRFAETVEPHNQFIKMYIQKLHAQTNPCTLPSTIEMELLINPFLRTQSTEVQTYARHHGASSTNSLDIFAALREAKNNFK is encoded by the coding sequence ATGACAATCATCCCTATCTCTGCATTCTCTGATAACTACATTTGGGCAATTATTGATAAAGAGAAGGGATTATTTGATTGCGTAGATCCTGGTGAGGCACCGCCAGTGCTTCAATTTGCGAAAGAACAGCATCTGCAATTACGTTCTATTTTATTAACACACCATCATCACGATCACATCGGTGGTGTTGGTCCGCTCATTCATCACGCCCCTAACTGTACTGTTTATGGTCCACACGATTCTCGCATTCCCTACATAAATCATCATGTAAGTGAGCATCAAACCATACACATTGGGCACTATTCTTTTCACATTCTATCTAATCCAGGACATACCTCCAGCCATATTAGCTATTATGAAGCCCAGCAAGGCTGGTTATTTTGTGGCGATACACTTTTTTCTGCTGGTTGCGGCAGAGTATTTGATGGAACAATGGAGCAATTGCATCGTTCAATGGAACTATTCAAATCATTACCGCCAGAAACAGAAGTATATTGTGCTCATGAATATACCATGCAAAATTTACGCTTTGCTGAGACGGTAGAACCGCATAACCAATTTATCAAAATGTACATCCAAAAATTACACGCACAAACGAATCCTTGTACTTTACCCTCGACGATTGAAATGGAACTGTTAATAAACCCTTTTTTACGCACTCAGAGTACCGAGGTACAAACGTATGCACGGCATCATGGAGCCTCATCCACTAACTCATTAGATATTTTTGCGGCACTACGCGAAGCAAAAAACAATTTCAAATAA
- a CDS encoding 23S rRNA (adenine(2030)-N(6))-methyltransferase RlmJ, whose protein sequence is MLSYQHGYHAGNYADVIKHIALTRLLNYLTIKDKPLFYLETHSGKGVYDLKNKQAEKTGEYKQGIKLIWPDHKALPPVFHNYTQAISELNKNNELKYYPGSPSLAIKNLRAHDRMYFCELHPKEFDELSTLPRYNRKVHFSNTDGIATMNALLPPPEKRGLIFIDPSFEIKDEYKTIPAAIKQAVARFSTGVYCLWYPVVDRRLVDRLVRNMKEIKGNSALRIEFNLTMAPMAGMSGAGLWIINPPYTFAEEMKTALDALRVYFNPGVSSYLIETY, encoded by the coding sequence ATGCTGAGTTATCAACACGGATATCATGCCGGTAATTATGCCGATGTCATTAAACATATTGCGTTAACACGCCTACTAAACTATCTTACGATCAAAGATAAGCCTTTGTTTTACCTAGAAACTCATTCAGGAAAAGGGGTTTATGACTTAAAGAATAAACAAGCTGAAAAAACAGGAGAATACAAACAAGGTATCAAGCTAATCTGGCCTGATCATAAAGCCCTACCTCCTGTGTTCCATAATTACACACAAGCTATATCAGAGCTCAATAAAAATAACGAGTTGAAGTACTATCCAGGCTCTCCAAGTTTAGCCATTAAAAATTTACGAGCTCACGATCGAATGTATTTTTGCGAGCTCCACCCAAAAGAGTTTGATGAACTAAGTACCCTACCTCGTTATAACAGAAAAGTGCATTTCAGTAATACTGATGGAATTGCCACAATGAATGCATTACTGCCACCACCTGAAAAAAGAGGTTTAATTTTTATTGACCCCTCTTTTGAAATAAAAGATGAATACAAAACAATCCCTGCCGCGATAAAACAAGCAGTTGCTCGTTTTTCTACTGGCGTTTATTGTCTTTGGTATCCAGTTGTTGATAGACGACTCGTTGATAGACTAGTACGAAACATGAAAGAGATTAAAGGCAATAGCGCCTTACGCATTGAATTTAATTTAACTATGGCCCCCATGGCAGGAATGTCCGGAGCAGGACTATGGATAATTAATCCGCCCTATACGTTTGCTGAGGAAATGAAAACAGCCTTAGATGCCCTACGCGTCTATTTTAATCCAGGGGTTTCTTCTTACCTTATTGAGACATACTAA
- the folD gene encoding bifunctional methylenetetrahydrofolate dehydrogenase/methenyltetrahydrofolate cyclohydrolase FolD, with the protein MSASLIDGKTLSALRRDQLKQRVHELVQQGHRAPGLAVVLVGTDPASSVYVNNKRKACEEVGVLSDFHHLPEDISQKKLIKLITKLNKAPEIDGILIQLPLPKHINEATIIERIKPAKDVDGFHPYNLGRLAQRNPLLRPCTPMGIMNLLEHYQLNVKGKHAVVIGASNIVGRPMSLELLAAGATVTVCHRLTQNLEQFVRIADLIVVAAGHMDVIEVEWLNENQVIIDVGIHRLPDGTIRGDVDFKKARDKVAWITPVPGGVGPMTVVSLLENTLMATLMLK; encoded by the coding sequence ATGTCAGCATCATTGATTGATGGAAAAACTTTATCTGCTCTCCGTCGAGATCAATTAAAACAACGTGTGCATGAGCTCGTGCAGCAAGGACATCGTGCTCCAGGTCTTGCAGTGGTACTTGTTGGTACAGATCCAGCCTCCTCAGTTTATGTTAATAACAAACGTAAAGCTTGTGAGGAAGTAGGAGTTCTCTCTGATTTTCATCACTTGCCTGAAGACATTAGCCAGAAAAAATTAATTAAACTTATCACGAAGTTAAATAAAGCCCCAGAAATTGATGGCATTCTCATCCAATTACCACTCCCCAAGCATATAAATGAAGCAACAATCATTGAACGCATAAAGCCTGCAAAGGATGTTGATGGATTCCATCCCTATAATTTAGGTCGGCTGGCACAACGAAATCCCCTGCTTCGTCCGTGCACTCCTATGGGCATTATGAACCTGCTGGAACATTATCAGTTGAACGTGAAAGGGAAACATGCTGTGGTCATTGGTGCATCAAACATTGTGGGACGCCCCATGAGTTTGGAATTACTGGCAGCAGGAGCGACAGTTACCGTGTGTCATCGTCTTACTCAAAACCTCGAACAGTTCGTACGCATTGCTGATCTTATTGTTGTGGCAGCAGGTCATATGGATGTTATTGAAGTTGAGTGGCTCAATGAAAACCAAGTCATTATTGATGTGGGGATCCACCGACTCCCTGATGGAACAATTCGTGGCGATGTGGATTTCAAAAAAGCACGCGATAAAGTTGCCTGGATTACTCCGGTTCCTGGTGGTGTAGGTCCAATGACCGTTGTCAGTTTACTTGAAAACACATTAATGGCCACCTTAATGCTCAAATAA
- a CDS encoding outer membrane protein, with amino-acid sequence MRWNFFCRSIASLAFVFSSPTFSQDTENNLEPFWSSSGNWVVSFGAGVQYPQWNDLMRVNNTPNPLTPRSNNLFSTRNQSEPVIGMALGRRWQHDSVWFPAYSFNAVWKYFFRTNIGNTILHNSGPEFANYKYDWDLTANMLLASAKVNLFQYKKLSPFAHAGIGSSFNRTSHYRERAPAGVTPRISPQFGNFSTSEFTYNVGAGIDLILTPQWTLSVGYSYQDLGQISSGPGKGTWSNQSLNPGSYHSNEVLVSVSYIFGRNQAVQVDK; translated from the coding sequence AAGATACAGAAAACAACTTAGAACCATTTTGGAGTTCATCAGGAAATTGGGTTGTTTCTTTCGGGGCTGGCGTGCAGTATCCACAATGGAATGATCTAATGAGAGTTAACAATACTCCGAACCCATTAACTCCTCGTAGTAACAATCTATTTTCCACTCGCAATCAAAGTGAGCCCGTGATTGGCATGGCTTTAGGACGGCGTTGGCAACATGATAGCGTCTGGTTTCCGGCCTATTCCTTTAACGCTGTATGGAAGTATTTTTTCAGAACGAATATTGGAAATACAATTCTGCACAACTCAGGCCCAGAATTTGCTAATTATAAATATGATTGGGATTTAACAGCAAATATGCTGCTGGCTTCTGCAAAAGTGAATCTCTTTCAATATAAAAAACTTTCTCCTTTTGCGCATGCAGGAATTGGAAGCTCGTTTAACAGAACCTCTCACTATAGAGAAAGAGCTCCCGCTGGCGTAACTCCACGAATAAGCCCACAATTTGGCAATTTCAGCACGAGTGAGTTTACGTACAATGTTGGTGCAGGTATTGATCTAATACTTACACCACAATGGACCCTGTCGGTTGGATATAGCTATCAAGACTTAGGGCAAATTAGTTCTGGCCCAGGAAAAGGAACCTGGTCGAATCAATCATTAAACCCAGGTTCGTATCATTCTAATGAAGTATTGGTTTCTGTAAGTTATATTTTTGGCCGGAACCAGGCGGTACAAGTAGATAAGTAA